From Solanum stenotomum isolate F172 chromosome 2, ASM1918654v1, whole genome shotgun sequence:
ATTAAAATAACTTAGTTAGCTTTCATACTTATAGTTTGCTAGTTACGATTTATAGTTATTCTAGAGGGAGGAAGGGGAGAGGTGAGAGAGATtgagagaaaaaagagagacGTGAGCGAGAAAAAGCAGAGAGTGAAAAGAGGTGGAttgatttgtatatatgttgaattgtatgTGTATATGATAATTGTGTATATGTgaagtatacatatatatttttatatctaacgagcgagattgagagaggaaGGAGAGAGACGAGCAAAATTGGAaggggaggagagaggtgagccgTGAGCGCGATTGGAAGAGGAAAGAGAGAAACACAGATAattataacttaaaaaaaaaggtgagtgatgattaattcaaactatagctaCTTAACATTTCACCACAATCCCGTGGTTTGAGGCTTCTTAACCTTTAAGTCTACGTGTTTAACAATTAACATAAAACACAGAAATAACACGCATCTAGACCAAAAATATAATTCTAAAGAACCTAGAGGGTCAGGTATGCAATTAAAGCTAACATACCCcaccaaaataattaaaaaaatgaaaaagaaataattcgGAGATTGCTATAAATACATACCTTGAGTGAAACTAAGGTTTGCCAAATCAAACAGCCAAACACGGCACTAAGAGATACtctccaatcttcttcttcttctctctcaacTGTAAAACAGCAAAAATGGCGGCTTCTGCTCGACGATCAACTGGACCGGTCCTCCGTTCACTGTCCCCCGCCGGGAGATTTTACTCATCGACATCTAGAACTTCGTCGTCTTCTGCTTCATCGATCCGCTTCACACTGGACCGTGAAACTTCCCCGAGCCGGTCTATTTCCGTAATGAACCGGCAGAAAACAATGGCTTCTTCTCAGAAGAAGACGTGTATGTGTTCGCCGACGAATCATCCAGGTTCGTTCCGTTGTAGTATGCATAAGAAAATGGATAATCGACGGAGTAGTAATACTAGCCAAACGGCGTCGAATTCGATCCGATTGCATATGAGGCGGTCGGCGATGACGAATTCGTTAGTGCGAATAGGAACTGTTGAAGGTGAGCTTGTTAAAAGAGCTTTAGCGGCATTGATTCGTCCTTCTTCTCATCAACAGCGCCGCCGTTCCAATTTCCAACGCCGACCTAGCCGGCTTTCCGTTATTTCCAGTTCCGGTGATTCGTAAGACTGTTATTCGATCTCTAGAAATTTCTGTTGAATACTGACGTCAGCATTCATCAACGCAGCCGCGCCGATCTAGCCGGATTTCCATTATTTCCTGTGCCGGTGATTCGTAAGACGTGAATAGAGCTGTTAGAAGTTTTGCTTTTCTGTTGAATGCTGACCTCAGCAATCGATGTCTGGCCGTGAAGTGACGTCAGCTGCAACAAGGTGGCGGCAAATGGAGTATATACGGTGGACGTCAGAACGAACGATTTTTATGTGTACTCCGGGGACCAAAACGTTAAGATCCATATGTCAATAGTCTAAATACatgaagaaaattataaaataatccAATTTTCCTAATTATGAATGCATCACTGAGCCTTCTAATTCTTAATCATTTCCATAaacttttatattatta
This genomic window contains:
- the LOC125855134 gene encoding uncharacterized protein LOC125855134, with protein sequence MAASARRSTGPVLRSLSPAGRFYSSTSRTSSSSASSIRFTLDRETSPSRSISVMNRQKTMASSQKKTCMCSPTNHPGSFRCSMHKKMDNRRSSNTSQTASNSIRLHMRRSAMTNSLVRIGTVEGELVKRALAALIRPSSHQQRRRSNFQRRPSRLSVISSSGDS